A single Cyclopterus lumpus isolate fCycLum1 chromosome 15, fCycLum1.pri, whole genome shotgun sequence DNA region contains:
- the rrp12 gene encoding RRP12-like protein has translation MVKSGKLRSGTGSKLKRWKKGHSSDSNPQTSQFRQAAKSRFFSRPTGKSDLTVDALKLHNDLQAGPLELGGRKDACMEEEPNEAFSERTSGTFLSGLSDCSNLTFRKVQRYWESNSAAHKEICAVLAAVTEVIRSQGGKETETEYFAALMTTLEVVDSAESQAAVAYLLNLVMKRVPVPVLMSKFSDTTKALMEVMSKQAMFETASALRWIVSCLATLMRKQDASVWTYPSTLQAYHGLLSFTVHSKPKVRKAAQQGVCSILRGSDFLFTDNAPTHHPAAATTAKFCMKEMEQAGGSKEDTTTLHVLGLLKELMGTFPLGAVKSCCETLLRVMTLSHVLVTASAMQAFHRLFSGKSNASTLSPELNAQIITALYDYLPSENDMQPLLAWLAVMEKAHVHLASLQSTLSLGHLPRLFSAATSCLLSPHTQVVSAAANTLKTLLTECVAPHMEGMGMITATASAGNPSYVCKMFRIVEDGLSYRFHASWPFVMQILGCFYRAAGKQAHPIMTRSLQSLADLRSTPHFSFRGELDLAVGGAVESMGPEVVLGAVPLNITGYEDDLEFPRSWLIPVIRDHVKNTHLGFFSSYFLPLASTLTQRAVELEQAGQKLESKVYKTLQTQIWTMLPGFCTCPVDLLASFKSIARTLGMAVNERPDLRLTVCQALRTIVNKSCSTEEEKAEVGRFSKNFLPILFNVYGQKPAAGESGTYRMAVLDTIKVYLTVTETEMICTFLQKATDRLSSSDTTEFTRLSMMDLVVAMAPFLDEDTITKTFELVKPYLETKEPGMQKKAYRVLEEMCGGERDECRSFVVANLETLKVVLLETLKNASSPAKRPRLKCLIHIVKRLNEEHKDFITTLLPEVIICTKEVSVGARNNAYNLLVEIGNAFVRFCGNTNDAMEQYLMLVYAGLTGSVTMITCTVLALTRLVFEYKDAIDVTTREQLLHNVCLLLTSRTREIVKAALGFIKVILFIMDPKTLASHATVMMKGVGNIKDDVRRHFRTKLKNIFTKFIRKFGFELVKSMLPAEHHKVLANIRKADARTKRKKQASEHQDDSDSEDDGPKTKSQSIEDILADSDSDMSEDEGKKKYAQKKAGKPQKARAWLKEGEEDDPLNFLDPKVSQRVLATNPAMKKSAKVEHGFKVTSDGRLIIREDDEEDVKDNDEGELKDILEEAGVRSKKSQKRKFQNDNFDEDMDVQPQQKYKAGGSGIHRALGGREDMGADYKSKKGKGDIKKKGKLDPYAYIPLKKSQLNRRKRAKLQGQFQGMVKGAQKGALSGKKMQKKKRKA, from the exons ATGGTCAAATCGGGGAAACTTCGATCCGGGACGGGGTCTAAACTCAAACGGTGGAAGAAAGGACACAGTAGCGACTCAAACCCGCAGACGAGTCAGTTTCGGCAGGCTGCTAAAAGCCGCTTCTTCAGCCGACCCACCG GAAAGAGCGACCTAACGGTTGATGCTCTTAAGCTTCACAATGATCTGCAGGCGGGTCCGCTGGAGCTCGGTGGCCGTAAAGATGCCTGTATGGAAGAGGAGCCAAATGAGGCTTTTTCAGAAAGGACCTCAGGTACTTTCCTCAGCGGCCTGTCGGACTGCTCTAACCTGACCTTCAGAAAGGTGCAGCGCTACTGGGAATCCAATTCAGCTGCGCACAAAGAG ATCTGTGCAGTGTTGGCAGCTGTTACTGAGGTGATCCGTAGtcaaggagggaaggagacagaaacagagtaCTTTGCTGCTTTG ATGACCACACTGGAGGTTGTGGATTCAGCCGAGTCTCAGGCTGCAGTGGCGTACCTTCTCAACCTCGTCATGAAACG GGTTCCTGTTCCTGTGCTCATGTCAAAGTTCTCGGACACCACCAAAGCTCTGATGGAGGTCATGTCCAAACAGGCCATGTTTGAGACTGCCTCGGCTCTTAGATgg ATCGTGTCGTGCCTGGCCACTTTGATGAGGAAGCAGGATGCATCTGTCTGGACTTACCCGTCTACTCTTCAGGCTTACCACGGTCTTCTCAGCTTCACAGTGCACAGCAAGCCTAAG GTCCGTAAAGCAGCGCAGCAAGGTGTTTGCTCCATTCTCAGAGgtagtgacttcctgtttacagaTAATGCCCCGACCCATCACCCTGCTGCAGCGACCACAGCCAAGTTCTGCATGAAAGAAATGGAGCAGGCAGGAG GCAGCAAAGAGGACACCACCACACTTCACGTGCTGGGTCTTCTGAAGGAGTTGATGGGGACATTTCCTCTAGGAGCTGTCAAGTCGTGTTGTGAGACTCTGCTGCGAGTGATGACACTCAGCCATGTG CTGGTGACCGCCAGTGCCATGCAGGCCTTTCATAGGCTATTCAGCGGGAAGTCAAACGCCTCAACCCTCTCACCAGAACTCAATGCACAGATCATCACG GCTCTGTATGACTATCTGCCCAGTGAGAATGACATGCAGCCTCTGCTGGCTTGGCTCGCTGTCATGGAGAAAGCACATGTCCACTTGGCGAG ttTGCAGAGTACTCTGAGTTTGGGTCACCTCCCTCGCCTCTTCTCTGCGGCCACGTCCTGCCTGTTGTCACCTCATACGCAGGTGGTTTCTGCAGCCGCCAATACATTAAAG ACATTGTTGACTGAATGTGTTGCCCCTCACATGGAGGGAATGGGCATGATCACCGCCACCGCCTCGGCAGGGAACCCCTCCTATGTCTGCAAAATGTTTCG CATCGTAGAGGATGGATTGTCTTACCGCTTCCACGCCTCCTGGCCATTTGTGATGCAGATCCTGGGTTGCTTCTATCGAGCGGCAGGGAAACAAGCTCACCCCATCATGACCAGG TCCCTGCAGTCTCTGGCAGACCTGCGCTCCACTCCTCATTTCTCCTTCAGAGGTGAGTTGGACCTGGCTGTAGGAGGCGCTGTAGAGAGCATGGGGCCTGAAGTGGTGCTGGGTGCTGTGCCTCTCAACATCACCGGCTACGA GGATGACTTGGAGTTCCCACGCAGCTGGCTGATCCCGGTCATACGGGACCACGTGAAGAACACTCACCTTGGTTTCTTCTCTTCCTACTTCCTCCCTCTGGCCTCTACACTCACGCAGAGAG CTGTAGAATTGGAGCAAGCCGGTCAGAAACTTGAGTCCAAAGTCTACAAGACATTACAGACACAG ATTTGGACCATGCTTCCTGGCTTCTGTACATGTCCTGTGGACCTCCTGGCATCCTTCAAAAGCATTGCCCGCACTCTCGGTATGGCTGTGAATGAACGGCCGGACCTTCGGCTCACAGTGTGCCAGGCTCTACGTACGATCGTCAACAAGAGCTGCTCCACCG aggaagaaaaagctGAAGTGGGCCGCTTCTCCAAGAACTTCCTGCCCATCCTTTTCAATGTGTACGGCCAGAAGCCTGCAGCCGGAGAGTCCGGCACCTACAGGATGGCTGTGCTCGACACCATCAAGGTCTACCTAACTGTCACTGAAACAGAG ATGATCTGCACGTTCCTGCAAAAAGCCACAGACAGATTGAGCAGCTCTGACACCACCGAGTTCACACG GCTGTCAATGATGGACCTTGTAGTTGCCATGGCTCCCTTTTTAGATGAGGACACCATAACTAAAACCTTTGAGCTGGTTAAGCCATATTTGGAG ACCAAAGAGCCAGGCATGCAGAAGAAGGCGTACCGTGTGCTGGAGGAGATGtgcggaggagagagagatgagtgcAGATCGTTTGTCGTAGCTAATCTGGAAACACTCAAAGTCGTCCTGCTCGAAACTCTGAAAAATGCCTCCTCACCAGCAAAGAGG CCGAGACTGAAGTGTCTGATCCACATAGTGAAAAGGCTCAATGAAGAACACAAAGACTTTATAACAACACTGCTGCCAGAg GTGATCATCTGCACCAAGGAGGTGTCTGTTGGAGCGCGTAATAACGCCTACAATCTGCTGGTGGAAATAGGAAACGCATTTGTCCGCTTCTGTGGGAACACGAACG ATGCCATGGAGCAGTACTTGATGTTAGTGTACGCAGGACTTACAGGCTCCGTCACTATGATCACCTGTACAGTGTTGGCGCTAACTCGACTGGTGTTTGAGTATAAAG acgCTATAGATGTGACCACGAGGGAGCAGCTGCTGCACaatgtgtgtctgctgctgACATCGCGTACTAGAGAGATAGTCAAAGCTGCCTTAGGCTTCATCAAggtcatcctcttcatcatggACCCAAAGACGCTGGCATCCCATGCCACTGTCATG ATGAAGGGAGTTGGGAACATCAAAGACGACGTGAGGAGGCACTTCAGAACCAAACTGAAGAACATCTTTACTAAGTTCATCAGGAAGTTTGG TTTTGAGCTGGTGAAAAGCATGCTGCCTGCAGAGCACCACAAGGTCCTTGCAAACATCCGCAAGGCCGATGCTCGCAccaagagaaagaaacaggCTTCAGAGCATCAGGACGACTCCGACAGCGAAGACGATGGACCTAAAACCAAGAGCCAAAG TATTGAGGACATCCTCGCAGATTCAGACAGTGATATGTCAGAGGACGAAGGAAAGAAGAAGTATGCTCAGAAGAAAGCAGGCAAACCGCAGAAAGCAAGGGCCTGGCtcaaagaaggagaggaagatgaccCACTTAACTTCCTGGATCCCAAGGTTTCCCAGAGAGTGTTAG CCACCAACCCAGCGATGAAAAAGAGTGCCAAGGTTGAGCACGGCTTCAAGGTGACGTCAGACGGACGGCTGATCATCAgagaggatgacgaggaggatgTAAAAGACAACG ACGAGGGAGAGCTGAAAGATATCCTAGAAGAGGCTGGAGTCAGGAGT AAAAAGTCACAGAAAAGGAAGTTCCAAAATGACAACTTCGATGAGGACATGGACGTTCAACCCCAGCAAAAATATAAAG CTGGTGGCTCAGGTATCCACAGAGCCctgggaggaagagaagacatGGGGGCAGACTACAAGTCAAAG aaaggaaaaggagacatcaagaaaaaaggaaagctgGATCCTTATGCTTACATCCCTCTGAAGAAGTCCCAACTCAATCGAAG AAAGCGTGCCAAACTACAGGGCCAGTTCCAGGGCATGGTGAAAGGAGCCCAGAAGGGGGCGCTGTCTGGAAAGAAAatgcagaagaaaaagaggaaagccTGA